CATAAAGATTTTATAAAAATGGTTCAATTCGCTTCTGAAAAGTATATCTGGACACGTACTGCGACAAATGCCGTTATTATTGATCAGAACGAATACTATAAGGCGATTGTGGATGCTGGAATTGGCGAAATGCTGCTTTCCATAGATGGCACAACAAAGGAAACATACGAAAAAATCAGGGTAAACTCTAATTTTGAACGAGTTGTGAAAAACGCAAAACTTATTAACAATTACTGTAATAAGGTAGGTATAGATAAAACAAGGATGTGGGCAGTGCTTCAAAAGGAAAATTTTCACGAGCTATATAACTTTGTGCCATTTGCCAAAGAGCTTGGTTTTAAAAGATTAACACTGACAATAAATCTTGGTTTTGTTGGGGACAAAACACTACAAGAGATAAATCGCCCTAAAGATATTTCAAAGACGATAACACAGGATAACGTCGATAGGCTTTTGGAGCTTGCTGACAGGGCGGAAATCGATTTAACCTTTTGGTATATTACGACAAAATATACAAAAGACAATCTTTGTCCATGGCCATTTGAGAGGGCATTTATTTCTTGTGATAAATATATCTGTCCGTGCTGCACAATAACAAACACCAAGGCTGTCAATTTTGGGCAGGCGGAGCACTTCTCCGAAATATGGTTTTCAGAGCTCTACCGTAACTTCAGGGCAGCTCATAAGGAGGGAAATATTCCCCATGAATGCAGATTTTGCTATAAAAAGGATGGATTAACGGAAAAATGAAAAAAGCTCTGGTTTTAGGCGGCGGCTTTGCAGGGTGTACTATAAGCTATTTTTTGAAGCAAAAGGGATTTGAAGTAACGATAATAGAAGCCACGGAATATCTAGGCGGCGGTTGCCGTACGTTTTTTTACCACGGACATCCATACACTTACGGCCCGCGCCATCTTATCATAAACAAAGAAAAAATGTTTCTGTGGGATTATTTCAGCCGGTTCCTTACCCTCAGGCAAATTCACCACCATACAATGACATTTGTCGGACAAGACAACCGTTTTTACACCTTTCCTATACATGTCGATGAGATAGAAGACATGCCAGATAAAGACAATATCAACGAAGAGTTAAAAAACAGAGGAGATGTTGCAAGTGCAAAGAATCTTGAGGACTACTGGATAAACTCTGTAGGGGAGATACTATACAACAAATTTGTAAAGGATTATAACAAGAAAATGTGGATAACAGACGACAATAGAAGCCTTGACGAGTTTGCGTTTTCTCCCAAAGGCGTGCCTCTGAAAACAGGCTCAAAGGAATGTTTTGCGGAAACAATGGTACTTGCATATCCTACCGAACTTGACGGATACAACTCCTATTTCGATAAATGCACAGAGGGTTGTAATATTATTCCTAAAACATTTGTAGAAAAAATCGATATAGAAAGAAAACGGGTATTTGTCAACGACACATGGATAGAGGGAGACATTATGGTATCCACTGTCCCTGTTGATTTACTGTTTGGATACCGATACGGACCACTAAAGTTTGTAGGCAAAGAGTTTTTAAAAATCATCCTTCCTGTTGAAAAAATTACACCGGAGCCATATTATTTTATCCACTATGCATCGGATGAACCTTTCTTAAGAGTAGTTGAGTATAAACTTCTAACCGGCTACAAATCCTCCGATACTTTGATTTTAGTTGAGTTTCCATCTATGAAAAATAAACTCTACCCTTATCCGGTAAAATCGGAAATAGAGAAAGCACAAAGATATTTAAACTCGCTGCCGCAAGACGTTTACTCCATAGGCCGACTTGGAAAGTACCATTACAACGGTATGTGTGACGTTGTTGAGGACTGCATGAAATTACAGGACAGGTTATGATTGGGCCAGCTTTAAGGAACTAAATCCGGAGGGACTCTTGCGACCTTATATTTATCTGTGGCGACAGTTGTAAAAGCATTATTAAGGTGCACGTTCTTTAAACCATGAAATTGAAAAAGGCTCTTCTCTTTTTTGTCAATCAAATATTTTTTATTTATAAGGTGTTGTCTGTCCTTGTATGGTTTTTTAAAATTAAAAATGCACTGAAAAAATCGGATAATATATTATTGTCCGAAGGCGGGTTCGGACACTCAATAATTGACCCCGAGATGTTGAGGCGCATGTATGTAAATATGAAAAACACTTGTATCGTTTTCCAAACGCCTGTACATAATCCATATGTAGGATTGTTTTGGAACGATGTGGATGTATTTTTTTTTAAGTCATATATAAGAGTGAAATTTCTTTCCCATGAATCTTATATTGAATTACGATACGGTAATTATAAGTTAATAGTAAAAATCATAAAAGCTTTATTAACTTTTTATTGCTCTGCCAGGGTGATGAATTACATAGATTTTTCCAGAGAATGTATAAAAAGATTGACGTTTGGCACTGAGGCTGATAGTTTTTACAGAAAAAACATTGTAAGCACCGGCTTTAAGTCTTTCTATTTGTTAAATCTTATGGAATCTGTGCCGCTTCAAAATCCTAGGTTGCCAAAAAACGTAAGAGAAAACATTCTTTCACATATACTTAAGTACTGCAATTTATCGGTAAGGCCTAAATTATGCTGTATTTATTTGAGAGCCAAGGGACAAGCTACAAACGATAACACTTCGACGTTACGTATTGGAGCTGAGTTAGAATCCTTTGTGCCAGCCATAACATATCTGGTTAAAGAGGATTTTGTGGTTTTAGTTACAGGTGACATGAGTATTAGTAAAGAGTATGAAGCATGTTTTAATAAAAAGATTATATCTGCGGAGTTTTTAGATGTCTGCCCGCAGTTGTTTTCTCTTTTTTCGCATTCGGAGTCTGATATATGGATAGGGAATCTTGGGGGCGGCAGCTGGATGCCGGTACTCAGAGAGATTCCAATGCTTGTTGTAGACATGTATCCTTATGGAAGCGGGCTTAAAGATGCGTGGATTTTATTAAAGCCAGTGTATGACGAAACCGGCAACCTTGTCCATTACAGCAGAATGTTCAATGATTTTCTTTTTGATTATAATTTAAAAGATAACTGGAGGGTGCTGCATAACTCACCTGAGACACTGCTTGTCTCTATAAAAGAAATGCTGGATAGCCTGAAAAACAACCATGTGAGCGAGACCAACACGGCTTATTTAAAATCGTTTGGAAACCATCTCTTTTTAAAATACTACAATATGAAAATTCCAACAGTATGGTATGATTTGTTTGCAGAGTAAAGTGGTTCTCTGTCTCTAAATCTGCATAAATAGTCCCGATAGATTTTCCAAAATAAAAACTGTTATATTATATAGTGTTTGGGAAGATATCATATTATCACAGTGCTATGTATTTTCAGGCTTAATGGATTTCAAGGCAATACAAATAGGGCAAAAAGCAGAGATTTCTCATGTTATCTCAGAAGAGGACGTTCAGAGATTTGTCTCTCTCACAGGTGATGACAATCTACTACATATAGATAACGACTATGCCAGCAACACCCCGTTAAAGAAAAAAGTAGCTCATGGTATGCTTTCTGCCTCTTTTATTTCAACAGTTGTCGGAACCAAACTACCTGGCGATGGAGCGTTGTTGTTCAGGCAAAATTTAGATTTTCTCAAACCAGTGAGTGTTGGCGACGGCATAAGGGTCATTATCGAGGTTATAAAGAAAACAGACAAAACCAGGGTCATAGAATTACAAACGGATGTCTATAATCATCATAATGAAAAAATCATAAGCGGTACGGCGCAGGTAAAGGTTGTAGAAACTATTAAAAAATACGATCAGGCAACAGTGTCTGAACATGTGGAAAAGACCGCACTGGTTGTTGGTGCAAGCGGGGGTATCGGCGCTGCTGTATGTGAAAAGTTACTTACAAACGGTTGGAACATTATTGCACATTATCATAAAAATCAGGCAGCAGCCGAAAAATTAATGAAACGGATGGAACCGTTAAATAGTAAAACTTTGCTCGTTCAGGCTGATGTCGAGGATGAGGCTGATGTCGCAAAAATGTTCGACAAAATTGAGCGCTACGGTCTTAACGTCAGCGCCATTGTGTATTGTGCCTCCGCCAGAATTCCCAATGTAAAACTTAAAGATATACAATGGGACCTGATACTCAAACACTTTGAGGTCAATGTCAAAGGCTTATTTAATATACAAAAATATGCCGTGCCATCTATGCAAAAGTTTAAATATGGGAAGATAGTTGCACTAACATCAATGGCTGTGGAAAAACCAAATGCCGACTGGATACATTACATAACTGCAAAGTCTGCGTTAAACGGCTTCGTAAAGTGTTTGGCTTTAAGTCTGGCTCCTAAGGGTATAAGGGTAAATCTGATTTCACCTGGCATGACTGACACGGAGTTGATTGTTGATATCCCTGAAAAGGTACGCCTTACCACAGAGCTTCAAACACCGATAGGCCGGATAGCACAGCCTAAAGACATAGCTGGTGTCGTCGGTTTTCTGTTATCTCCGGAGTCGGATTATTTAACTGGAGAGACACTAAGAGTAAACGGCGGGCAGGTCATGATATGAGCACAATGAGCTACGTAGAGATTATTAAAAAGAACAGGGAACTAAAAAATAAATTAGCCTCTGAAGATTACACGGTGGGCGTATTAACGAATATTACAAACCATTTTTTAAAGGATATTCTTGAGTATTCTCTCCGATTGTCGGCAATTAATGCAATCGTAGAGATAGGCGGATATGATAATATTGTTCAAGATGCTGACCGTTTCCAGAAAAAGTCCTCGCTAATAATTGTTTTCTGGGAGCTGATTAACTTTATGCAGGGGTTACATAGGTTACGGCCGGCTCTTATAAACGATTACGAGGCAGTAAAGGCAGATATGGTTCATCAGATTGATTTGCTTATGGACTTACTAAAAAATACTCCACTGATAATATTTAACCGTTTTACAAACGTGGCAATGTCGATGGCAAATCCTGTACTAGGATTATTGGACAAACTTGCTGCGGACTTAAACAAATATATGGACTCCTGTAATTACCGTAATGTTTACTTTGTGGATTTGCCAGGAATATTTCTTAAAGATGGAATAGGTTTATGTTTGGATTGGAGGAATTATTACAGAAATAAGTCTTTATATACACTTTGTTTTTATAAAACCTACTGTGACACTATAATCAATGCTATAAGGGCTGCAAATGGCCAAAGTAAAAAAATGCTTATCCTTGATTGTGATAATACCCTGTGGGACGGTATCGTGGATGAAAATGGTATCGATGGAATTGACTTATCCGCCGACACAGCAAACGGTGCGATTTTTAGTGAAGTCAGAAGTATGATAAAGGAACTTGCCCACTGTGGTATCCTAATAGCGTTATGTTCAAAAAATAATTCTGACGACATAGATAAAATTCTGACCCAGCACCCCGGCATTATCTTATCCAACAACGATATTGTAATAAAGATGATCAACTGGGACGATAAGGTAACAAACATTAAACTCATAGCAGAAACAATCAGCATAGGCTTGGACAGTATGGTGTTTATAGACGATTCCGCTTTTGAAGTCGAACATGTCAGAGGGCTGCTGCCTGAGGTGAATTCATTTAAGGTGCCGGACAATTTATATGATTACCCGGCGCTTTTAAGGGAGATAAGCGGGATGTTTTATACGGCGGCACAGACAACAGAAGACTTGTCAAAGCAGACAATGTACCGGCAGCAGTTTCGCAGGGAATCGTCTAAGAGGGAATTTGACTCGCTGGACGACTACCTCGCATCGTTGGATATACAGCTATTTTGTTATGATAATGATCTGAATATTGTAACAAGACTATCTCAATTGTCGCAAAAAACAAATCAATTCAACTTAACCACAAGGCGTTATACCGAGCGGCAGATAGAGAACTTCATTACAGATGCAAAATACGATGTTTTGGCTTATCGGGTCAAAGATAAATTTGGCGACAATGGCATAACAGCAATGGTAATACTCCAGTACGATCTCCAGTCATTTACGGCTATAATCGACTCCTTTACTATGAGCTGTCGCATTATCGGGCGAAATATCGAGTTTTCCATTGTTGATCATCTCATTTGGCGTATAAAAGACAAGAATATTGACCAGATAGAGGCTGTTTATATTCCAACACAAAAAAACGTATCGGTAAAACACTTCTATGACAAATGTTCATTTCAGCTGTTGGATTCGTACAGTGACGCTGAGAAAAGATATGTGATGCATATAGATAATTATAGTTTTAAGAATGCTACCAACAACGTGATGTATGCCAATGAAAGAGATAATTAAAGAAATCCTTTCTGTAGTATTGGATGTTCCCATGCACGAGTTGGATGATTTTTCCTCCACACAGACACTTGAGCAGTGGGATTCACTTAATCATATGAAAATCATTGCTGCGCTGGAGGAACATTTTAGTGTATCGTTTACTGAACAAGAGACTCTTGAGATGCAGAGTGTGAAGTTAATAGAATATACAATTTCATGCCATTTATCGTGTCCACCTGAGTGATGGATTATCAAATTAAGGAATCTTTCCCAATATCAGACTGGGAAATCATTAAAACGTTTATAACTCAGCGCTACAGAGCTGATCATGCCTTGTGTTTTAAGCCGTTTTTTGAGTGGCAGTTTCAGGTACGTAAAAATAAGGATTTCGCAAGCATTATCTGTGCCTATGAGGGCAAACATTTAATGGGCACTCTGGGTTATTTGCCATTAGAGCTTCACTGGGGCTCACTTACAAAGCAAACGCTGGGTGTATGGCTGCTTCACTGGATGGTAAGCCCAGAGGCCCCAAAAGGCTTAGGCATTTTAATGCTTAAACGGATACAAAAGATGTTTGCGTTGTGTTTAACACTCAATTCAAGCCAATTCGGCTCGCCAATTTTGCAGGCCATGGGATGGAAATACTTTCCCAACCTGCCCCGATATATAATCGTAATGGATAAGACACACTGCAAACCGCTCCTTTATGAAGACACAGACCCAGAACAATTAAACTCTTACACTCTCAAAGCAGACTTACCTACAAGTGAAGATTCCTTAGAATCACACCTGTCCGACGACAACTACCGCCCGGACTGGACACACTATCCTGAAATGCAGTACGCAACCGTACGGTCGTTTGAGTACTTACAATGGCGCTACATGGAACATCCTTCATTTAAGTATTATTTTTTTAAATCAAGATCAAAAACCACTCCAGCCATGTGTGTGCTGCGCATTGAGAAATCGTTTGGCAAAGCATGTGTGACAGTGGGCAAGGTTGTAGATTTTTTTTACCCCACAGACGATAGAGGCATATCAGAGGCCAGCGCTGTGTTGTCTTCAGCTTTATTGTTTTGCAGGCAGCGGGAATGTGCATATGTAGAGTTCAAATGTTGTCAGGCTGAGTATGCCGAAATGTTTATGAAATTTGGAGGAGCTCTGGAGCCGCACGACAGAGCTATTCTTATCTCAAGATTAATGCCCATACAGCACTTGCACCGCAATACAAACGTCTCCTATTTATCGAAGGTGAACAACCATGCTCCACAACTAAACCAGATGTACATTACAAAATCCGATATTGATGATGATAGCCCAAGCAGCGTTTCTGTGGCATCGCAATTAATTGTATTAACTTAGGAAAAACATAAAAGGAGAGTAACAATGACAATAGAAGGCCGGGATATATTAAAAACAGTTGCAAGAGAGCAATCACAGCAGATGCGTTTGTGTAGTGCGGAGATGCCAGAGATTGTTCGCATCGAACTTTCTAACACTTGCAATATGAGTTGTCCGCACTGCCGCCACCATAGTAAAGAGAAACGAGCCTCTGAGAACTACTCCCCGTACTACAGAACTCCCATCCATATGTCAGAGAAGCAGGTTGAGGACATCTTTAACGAAGTGGCACCATATAAACCCTCAGTAACTTTAAACGTAGCAAATGAACCGTTAATTGCACAAACATTTGACTTTGCCGTAAAAACGGTTAAGAAACTGGGACTGGCCGGTACATTCAACACAAACGGCATTTTACTCAACAAGGATGTATCTACACTTCTTGTTGATACTTGCTTTGATTCAGTCACTATCAGTATAGACGCAATCACTGCTGAAACTTTAAAAAAAGCTCGTGGTATATCTTCTTTGGATAAACTCATAGACAATGTCGATATTTTGTTAAGTGTCAGAGGCAACAGTGTTTTCCCCAGAGTTGGAATAACATTTGTAGAGACCGACTATAATTATCATGAAATTCCTGACTTTTTAGAATTTTGGAAAAAACGGGTTGATTTTATCCGGATTAACGGGTTTATAAAGGATTTAACTCCGGATGTTTCCATGATTCCAGGCATACAAAGAGAGGATATGCCAAAACGGATCCCCTGTCAACAGACTTTCAGAGATATCGTGATACGCGCAAACGGAGACGTAACACCCTGTGTAATTACAGCAGAGCAGCCCAGTATCATTGTAGGCAATATTTTTAAGGAAGGTGGTGTTAAGGCTGTTTGGAACAATGACCACATGAACCACATTCGTAAGCTCCACAATACTGGACGCTGGGATGAGCTCCCCTATTGCAGACAATGTGACTACTGGATTGAGACTTTCAGCATGAAAGAAGAAATTAAAAATGGTTTTCTAATCCGGATGCCATCTCCATATACTACATTTTATAATGTCCTTGACAGACTCGATAACTGGAACAGAGATTTGCACGACAGGCAGGGTGTTGGTAGGTTTCAAGATGTATCTGTTACCAAAAAGTAATATTGAACAGTTTATAGTGTCTCCGTGGATTTGGTGAAATTGACAAAACCTGGCAGACTACTGTACTCTAGCGCCTAGGGATGGTTAGGTTTTAAATACGGAAAGTGTCTATAAATTTAAGGGGGAGATGAAGTTATGAGCGCTGATTTGCAAACACGCTGGGATAAGATAAAAAATACGTCTTTTTTCCAAAAATACAAACCTCATAATATTTTGTTTAAGTCCTTTTACACTATTAAAAACTTATCCGTTAAAGATCTCTCCAGGATTCCAGCAGCAGCCTATCGCAATTTGACAGCGTCCATTTCTTTGGTGCCAGCTATATCATTCTTTGCTCTACCCAGGTCTGCAAGCCAAAGCATCGCCTATGCGCTTGCCGATACTCTAAAAATAGTTCAGTTAACTGAAGCCACTCAGCACAATTTCACACAGAATGTAATAAGCGTACGGCCATATGTTGAGCGGCCAAGAAGAGGGTTTATAATTTATGTACATCTTCCGGCCAGCAATATAAATTTGCAAACCATCCGGTACTATAACGTAAAATGTATAGCCCACATCAGAGACCCCCGTGACGCCGTCCTTTCACTAAGTCGATTAATCATAAATAAGTATAACTCTGCAGGCATTCAATCCAGGCTCTTTGTTACAGAGCTGATGTCTTATGAAGGGCAGCAGCCAGTAACCATTTCCGAGGATATAATTAAGTCGGGATACCACAGGGTTCTTGATTGGATTTTGGAACATCGTTATGAGTCATTTGTAAAGTGGGTGAGCGACTGGATTTCTGCCCGTAACAGTATGAAAGAATTAGTGCATCTCACATCGTATGAGGAATTTGTAGCAGATTCGGACTCATACTTCAGGAATATATATGAGTTTTATGATATAAAATCGGATAAAATGCCTCCCATTTATAAGAGGCATTTCAATAAAGGAATCGCTAGAAACTTTGAAACTGAAATGACACCGGAACAACGGGTGTATGCAACTAAAATGATTCCCGACTTGATTTATGAGCATACGTTGATCAGACCGTAGGGTTGTAGAGAGTTTTTTAAAACCAGTGTCTGTTTTGCTAAACCGGAAAACCCTGTCGCTGTGAAAATTGATTAAAAGACTGATGAATATTGTCAATCAACTAATAGAGTTTTTTCGATATAAAGATAAATCCATACCCTACCGGGAACAATTATCACCAGACAACGGCACGCTGATATTATATCTAAAAGAAATGATAAACATGGGAATGGGTAAAGTGTTATTTTTATTTTTGATATCATTACCGCTTGGAATAATCGCCGGAGGCATCGAACTCTTGTTCGGTTTTACAATCTTATACTTCCTTAGCAGCTTACATATCATGTCGTACGGAAATTTACCGAATTGGTTTTTTATCAAAAACATCCTAACTCCTACATGGGCTTTTTTAATTGTCGGTATTCTAAGAGTAGCACTGTCCTTTCTGTCTCTTTTAATAAACAGCATAAGCAGTGAGGGATTCGGTTTTAAAGTCAGGCGGATAATCGTAGATAGTATTTTTAGTGGTGAAGCTTTAGAGTCTGGCATATCTGTTGCTGAACTGTCCAATTTACAAACAAACCTTATAGGAAAAGCAACCAATTTTATATATCACCTGTTGAACATCATAACGTACTTGTTTTTCGGTGCTTTTGTTCTTATAAGCCTATTTAGCCTTTCCCCGCAGCTTTCCATTGTGACGGTTATAAGCCTTGTCTTGCTGGGCCTGCCAGTGTTAATAACCAGGAAATCACATAATAATTATTCATCAAAAAGATTTTTGAAATTCAGGGAGTTTTCTATAAAGATAACTAAAGGGTTAAAAAACTTGTATTTTCTTAAAATAATAGGCCAGCAGTATCAACAGCAAAAAATACTCTATGAAGCAAACTATGCAATGTTTCTCTATGGTTTTAAATATTATTTTGGCTTTTTGTTAAATTCAAACCTGCCAGGCGTAGTTGTAATCTCTGTTGTGTTATCTATAATTACAGTAAACCGGAAATTTCATTTTATGGACAACTCCATATTTTTACCGTTCATTTACTTGCTAATACAAATAAACGCAAATACAGGAAAACTCATAATGGCTCTGGGAAACATGCAATTCGATAAAAGGTTTTTTTCCGAACTGATGAAAACTCTCAGGGAAATACAGCTCGTGAACAAGACGCATGAAACGATGGAGGATGTCATAGAGGTCAGCACTGTGGAGACATTAAAAGTGGAGCACCTGGCAATAGGTAGAGACAGTATTTTAGTTAAGGACATAAATATCAACTCAGGGCGTGGCGGTTTTGTGTACATAACAGGGCATTCGGGCAAGGGGAAAACCACATTGCTTATGACTTTAATAGGTTTGATACCGGCCATGGAAGGTGCCATTTACTTAAACGGAATCGACATAAAACATGTGGACTTCAAAAAATTCCGTAAGTATCTTGCATACTCAGGGCCTGATCCGTTTCTTTTCGATGCAACGATAAGAGAAAATATTCTCTTTGGCACTGACCATATGACCCTGCGTGAGGAGGAAATCTGGAGAGCTATGGATATAGCAGAGTGCGATTTTGTAAGGCATTTACCGGAGCAGTTAGACCATATGCTTTATGAAGGCGGTGAGGGAATATCGGCAGGCCAAAAACAGCGTCTTTCCATAGCGCGTGCACTTTTGAGAAATCCTAAAATTTTACTGCTCGATGAGGCGACCGCCAATATAGACGAAAAAACAGAGGAGAAAATTATAACCGCAATTCGCTACAATTTTCCAGACGTTCTAATCTTTGCCGTATCGCACAGAAAAAGCTTAATAAAACACGCAATCTGTATGATTGAATTATAAAAACTCCGGGTTAAAATTATTCATCACGGAATTTTATATCCAATGAATGACAGTGGCTCATAGTCAAGAGGTAATTCTTCTTTCGTAAATTTCATAAAATCATAGGCATTTAAGGAGCCCATTGATTTGGCTTTATCGAAAATTTCAAAAATACTATTATCTTTGCTTTTATCTATTCGTCTTTTTACCTTCTGCAGCAGTGAATTTTTCAAGATCAAATCATTATCACAAGCGTATTTACTGAGTTCTGAACCTTTCGGCGTAAAACAGAAGCACTGTGGCACTAAAATCGGAACAAAACCGGCTTTTGAAAATTCGTTGAAAAGATCGGAAAGACTGCTGATTACAGTAGCCCCAGGAGAATCGAAAATAAATAACTTCATGCCGTCACCATCGAGCATTTTCCTCGATACGTTGAGAATGAACTTTAAAGCGTTTTTGGAAATCTCGCTAAGAGCGTGATCACATACAATAATGTCTCTTTTTATTGTATCCATTTTATGGAAATTACAATAGACCCACCATGGAATATGTAGGCATCTACTGGTAAAACATTTTTCGTCATATTCTGTAGCAGCAAAATCGACACACTGGTCACCGGCAATATAGTCATACAAGAGACTTTGCCATAAGTAAAATGCCTGCGTGTTGTCCATGGAGGCATAATTAAACCCTGACTTTAACAATAATGCGCCCAGGTATCCGCATCCTGCACCTATCTCAAATATGGAAAAATCTTTCTTGTAAAAATCCTGCAAAAGCGATATAACCCTAAACAGGCTGATTGCTGACAAAGAAGACATCAGCGGTTTTTTGGATATGTTAAACTCTTGTTTTGTCAATTGTGAAACATCTTGTATAAGCCTGCCCATAATGTCTGCTTCATTTTCTGTATACAGATATGGAGGATAAAAATATTGTGCATTTTTTCTCACATGCATTGCATCCACATATCTTATCAGTTCCATATGATCATCCACACTTATGGGGAAATTCCCCATATTAAAAACCACAGGTTTAAAGGCAGCTATAAGTATATTTGAGATGTGTTTTAGTGCTTCGTTCTGAGCTGTCTTGTAAGATGAAACAGTTGCCTTCATTTTGCTTTGATCCCTATATAATATCTATATATTTTACTGTCAGAAACTTATATTATGTTATATGACCCCATAGTTTTTGTCAAGAATACCCTGAGGCTGAGTGCAGACAGTGTAAGAATATGGAATTTCAAATAATTTTACTTATACTCACTGCAAGGCGGTATTTGACGGAACCGTTGCTGCAAGCACAACCGTCTGAAATCGCCGTCATTTACGATTGCCTTTACAAAATCATTTATCTCAGAAAAACCATATCCGTTTGTTGACAGAAGTAGATCGTTGTAATAACGCTGCATTTTGGGATATTGCTCTACAAATATGTTTAAACCAGGCTGTTGTCTATCATCAGATATGCTGCTGTTTTTCCATGTTAGTAAAAAGTATCTCTGTGGATACACAGCTAATATCTTGAATTTTCTCATGATACTTTCCAATGTAAACAACGGTGTGTAATGAGATACGCAAAAGTTTGAATTTAGATTTATCAGAAAATGATTAAATCCATATTTTTTATATACGGCTATGGCCTCCTCTTCACTGCCGTACATTATGGCTTCGTAATCTCCATACCTGCTAATTCCGCTGTCCTCGGCAGAGGACTGGAACTTCCCTGGTGGAATTATTGTAAAAACCCTCTCAGCACCAAGCACAAGAACCTTACTGTTTTTTCCTACAGCTTTTTGTATGTCCAGTCCAATCCTATTGCTGCAATGTTTATTATAAATATAGGCAAAGGTATTTTTCCCAATTAAAAAATATGATATAGTCTTCAGATTATCGTTAAAGGGTTTATCAGAGCCGGTAATTGTCTTACCAGCCTTCATATATGCTCCGGAGGCACCAACTGCATCGTAATATATGCCGTCAGCGTCATAATTATAGACAGCAATAAACGTTAAAACCATTACCAATGAATATACAAACACAGTTATTGCATTTTTAAGATAAGGGGCTGCAGCTCGTTGTCCTGAGATATAATCCGTTAAAATATATATAGCATAAAGATAAATAACAGCCCTTATGAATATATGGCTTAAAGGGAATAACTCGGTTTGTGAACAATAGGCAGATGTAAGAATATTATGCACTAACAGTACGGCAATGAATAACATAAACTCAAC
This region of Nitrospirota bacterium genomic DNA includes:
- a CDS encoding radical SAM protein; this encodes MGEIKMPLPQVDTEAYNKTIQAGFKKYPQREENYKKYLLNPRSINLDYMPIKMDIEPINRCNLRCTMCLIPMLDSQQAADDLMLEDFKRLIDDQYGVYEIKIQGIGETFLHKDFIKMVQFASEKYIWTRTATNAVIIDQNEYYKAIVDAGIGEMLLSIDGTTKETYEKIRVNSNFERVVKNAKLINNYCNKVGIDKTRMWAVLQKENFHELYNFVPFAKELGFKRLTLTINLGFVGDKTLQEINRPKDISKTITQDNVDRLLELADRAEIDLTFWYITTKYTKDNLCPWPFERAFISCDKYICPCCTITNTKAVNFGQAEHFSEIWFSELYRNFRAAHKEGNIPHECRFCYKKDGLTEK
- a CDS encoding NAD(P)-binding protein, translated to MKKALVLGGGFAGCTISYFLKQKGFEVTIIEATEYLGGGCRTFFYHGHPYTYGPRHLIINKEKMFLWDYFSRFLTLRQIHHHTMTFVGQDNRFYTFPIHVDEIEDMPDKDNINEELKNRGDVASAKNLEDYWINSVGEILYNKFVKDYNKKMWITDDNRSLDEFAFSPKGVPLKTGSKECFAETMVLAYPTELDGYNSYFDKCTEGCNIIPKTFVEKIDIERKRVFVNDTWIEGDIMVSTVPVDLLFGYRYGPLKFVGKEFLKIILPVEKITPEPYYFIHYASDEPFLRVVEYKLLTGYKSSDTLILVEFPSMKNKLYPYPVKSEIEKAQRYLNSLPQDVYSIGRLGKYHYNGMCDVVEDCMKLQDRL
- a CDS encoding TIGR04372 family glycosyltransferase; protein product: MKLKKALLFFVNQIFFIYKVLSVLVWFFKIKNALKKSDNILLSEGGFGHSIIDPEMLRRMYVNMKNTCIVFQTPVHNPYVGLFWNDVDVFFFKSYIRVKFLSHESYIELRYGNYKLIVKIIKALLTFYCSARVMNYIDFSRECIKRLTFGTEADSFYRKNIVSTGFKSFYLLNLMESVPLQNPRLPKNVRENILSHILKYCNLSVRPKLCCIYLRAKGQATNDNTSTLRIGAELESFVPAITYLVKEDFVVLVTGDMSISKEYEACFNKKIISAEFLDVCPQLFSLFSHSESDIWIGNLGGGSWMPVLREIPMLVVDMYPYGSGLKDAWILLKPVYDETGNLVHYSRMFNDFLFDYNLKDNWRVLHNSPETLLVSIKEMLDSLKNNHVSETNTAYLKSFGNHLFLKYYNMKIPTVWYDLFAE
- a CDS encoding SDR family oxidoreductase; the protein is MDFKAIQIGQKAEISHVISEEDVQRFVSLTGDDNLLHIDNDYASNTPLKKKVAHGMLSASFISTVVGTKLPGDGALLFRQNLDFLKPVSVGDGIRVIIEVIKKTDKTRVIELQTDVYNHHNEKIISGTAQVKVVETIKKYDQATVSEHVEKTALVVGASGGIGAAVCEKLLTNGWNIIAHYHKNQAAAEKLMKRMEPLNSKTLLVQADVEDEADVAKMFDKIERYGLNVSAIVYCASARIPNVKLKDIQWDLILKHFEVNVKGLFNIQKYAVPSMQKFKYGKIVALTSMAVEKPNADWIHYITAKSALNGFVKCLALSLAPKGIRVNLISPGMTDTELIVDIPEKVRLTTELQTPIGRIAQPKDIAGVVGFLLSPESDYLTGETLRVNGGQVMI
- a CDS encoding HAD-IIIC family phosphatase encodes the protein MSTMSYVEIIKKNRELKNKLASEDYTVGVLTNITNHFLKDILEYSLRLSAINAIVEIGGYDNIVQDADRFQKKSSLIIVFWELINFMQGLHRLRPALINDYEAVKADMVHQIDLLMDLLKNTPLIIFNRFTNVAMSMANPVLGLLDKLAADLNKYMDSCNYRNVYFVDLPGIFLKDGIGLCLDWRNYYRNKSLYTLCFYKTYCDTIINAIRAANGQSKKMLILDCDNTLWDGIVDENGIDGIDLSADTANGAIFSEVRSMIKELAHCGILIALCSKNNSDDIDKILTQHPGIILSNNDIVIKMINWDDKVTNIKLIAETISIGLDSMVFIDDSAFEVEHVRGLLPEVNSFKVPDNLYDYPALLREISGMFYTAAQTTEDLSKQTMYRQQFRRESSKREFDSLDDYLASLDIQLFCYDNDLNIVTRLSQLSQKTNQFNLTTRRYTERQIENFITDAKYDVLAYRVKDKFGDNGITAMVILQYDLQSFTAIIDSFTMSCRIIGRNIEFSIVDHLIWRIKDKNIDQIEAVYIPTQKNVSVKHFYDKCSFQLLDSYSDAEKRYVMHIDNYSFKNATNNVMYANERDN